One genomic window of Sebastes umbrosus isolate fSebUmb1 chromosome 15, fSebUmb1.pri, whole genome shotgun sequence includes the following:
- the si:dkeyp-92c9.2 gene encoding cyclin-dependent kinase 5 activator 1, whose translation MGTVLSLSPGSRKSGYYDNRPGSLSHYPSISSRSLNSQKDRGLKRGQSIFLPALTWKRLVASTKKKGNAKKGGPVALGDPLNNNNSINIYQKDPVLHLNRENVKKSLSCANLSSYEGPAGLGLGIGYGMGMGQGHGYSYSKSQQLSSVKKVPQATVTSSPKRVIVQASTSELLRCLGEFLCCRCYRLKHLSPADPVLWLRAVDRSLLLQGWQDQAFVTPANVVFVYMLCRDVVDGDLVASEHELQAILLTCLYLSYSYMGNEISYPLKPFLVEAGKEAFWDRCLAIIDATSAKMLRINADPHFFTQVFAELKSEGGCGPQDYSRVLDR comes from the coding sequence ATGGGCACCGTACTATCGTTGTCTCCCGGCTCTCGGAAATCGGGCTACTATGACAACCGGCCGGGCTCGCTCAGCCACTACCCGAGCATCAGCAGCCGCTCCCTCAACAGCCAGAAAGACCGCGGGCTGAAGAGGGGCCAGTCCATCTTCCTCCCGGCGCTCACGTGGAAGCGACTGGTGGCCTCCACGAAGAAGAAGGGAAACGCCAAGAAAGGCGGTCCGGTGGCCCTTGGAGACcctctcaacaacaacaacagcatcaacATCTACCAAAAGGACCCCGTGTTGCACCTCAACCGCGAGAACGTGAAGAAGTCGCTGTCATGTGCCAACCTGTCCAGCTACGAGGGCCCAGCGGGACTGGGTCTGGGGATCGGCTACGGCATGGGGATGGGCCAGGGGCACGGATACAGCTACAGCAAGTCCCAGCAGCTGTCCTCGGTGAAAAAAGTCCCCCAAGCGACGGTGACCTCGTCCCCGAAGCGCGTCATCGTCCAGGCCTCCACCAGCGAGCTTCTGCGCTGCCTGGGGGAGTTCCTGTGCTGCCGCTGCTACCGCCTGAAGCACCTGTCTCCGGCCGACCCGGTGCTGTGGCTGCGGGCCGTGGACCgctcgctgctgctgcagggctgGCAGGACCAGGCCTTCGTCACGCCGGCCAACGTGGTCTTCGTCTACATGCTGTGCCGAGACGTGGTGGACGGCGACCTGGTGGCGTCGGAGCACGAGCTGCAGGCCATCCTGCTCACCTGCCTCTACCTGTCCTACTCCTACATGGGCAACGAGATCTCGTACCCGCTCAAGCCCTTCCTAGTCGAGGCGGGCAAGGAGGCCTTCTGGGACCGCTGCCTCGCCATCATCGACGCCACTAGCGCCAAGATGCTGCGCATCAACGCAGACCCGCACTTTTTCACACAAGTATTCGCTGAACTCAAGAGCGAAGGCGGCTGCGGCCCTCAGGACTATAGTCGGGTGCTGGATCGGTGA